From Neorhodopirellula lusitana, a single genomic window includes:
- a CDS encoding xylulokinase encodes MKYLLGIDVGSSSVKASLLDAESGTCAGSAFYPKSEQKIDSPQPGFAEQDPQLWYSCAKDAIADAMREAGAQAEDVKAIGIAYQMHGLVCVDKDQNVLRPSIIWCDSRAVPYGEAAFEAIGQQKCLSHLMNSPGNFTASKLAWVKEHEPELFAKIDKIMLPGDWLAMKLTGEACTTMSGLSEGMMWDFDAEAPANFLLDYFGFDHSVLSKIVPTFGTQGLVTASAASEFGLAEGTPVSYRAGDQPNNALSLNVLNPGDIAATGGTSGVVYGVTDAKQFDPLSRVNTFAHVNHAADSPRLGVLLCINGTGILNAWTKRLLGDLSYDEMNALAESAPIGSGGVTVLPFGNGAERVLGNKNIGAQVAGLDFNRHDRSHLSRAVQEGIVFSFMYGMEVMQETGIEIKKIHAGYANMFLSKVFSETLAGISGATIELCDTDGSLGAARGAGYGAGVYGSLEEAFQSLQKRMVIEPGEGEYQAAYDAWKKHLHQAMNLTA; translated from the coding sequence ATGAAATATTTGTTGGGGATTGATGTCGGTAGTTCGTCCGTGAAGGCATCCCTGTTGGATGCGGAATCCGGAACCTGTGCCGGCAGCGCGTTCTATCCAAAGTCGGAACAAAAGATTGATTCGCCCCAGCCCGGGTTCGCTGAACAGGATCCGCAGCTTTGGTATAGCTGCGCCAAAGACGCGATCGCGGATGCCATGCGGGAGGCGGGGGCTCAGGCCGAGGACGTGAAAGCGATCGGAATTGCCTACCAAATGCATGGCTTGGTTTGTGTCGACAAAGATCAAAACGTGCTGCGTCCGTCAATCATCTGGTGCGACTCGCGAGCGGTGCCGTACGGGGAAGCCGCCTTTGAAGCGATTGGCCAGCAGAAATGCCTGAGTCATTTGATGAACTCGCCTGGCAATTTCACCGCTTCCAAGCTGGCGTGGGTCAAGGAACACGAACCGGAACTGTTCGCCAAAATCGATAAGATTATGCTTCCCGGAGATTGGTTGGCGATGAAGCTGACCGGCGAGGCGTGCACGACAATGTCGGGTTTGTCCGAAGGGATGATGTGGGACTTCGACGCCGAAGCTCCCGCGAACTTCTTGCTGGACTATTTTGGATTTGACCACAGCGTTCTGTCGAAGATTGTGCCCACCTTTGGCACCCAGGGACTAGTGACGGCGTCAGCGGCCAGCGAATTTGGTTTGGCCGAAGGGACACCGGTTTCGTATCGCGCTGGCGACCAACCGAATAACGCGTTGTCGTTGAACGTTTTGAATCCTGGTGACATCGCGGCAACCGGCGGAACCTCAGGCGTGGTCTACGGTGTGACGGATGCGAAACAATTCGATCCACTGTCACGAGTCAACACGTTTGCTCACGTCAATCATGCTGCTGACAGCCCGCGTTTGGGCGTTCTGTTGTGCATTAATGGAACCGGTATTCTGAACGCCTGGACCAAGCGATTGCTTGGCGATCTATCCTATGACGAAATGAACGCGTTGGCGGAGTCCGCGCCGATTGGCAGCGGTGGCGTGACAGTCTTGCCGTTTGGAAACGGAGCTGAACGTGTGCTGGGTAACAAGAACATCGGTGCCCAAGTCGCTGGCCTGGATTTCAACCGTCACGATCGGTCGCACCTGAGCCGAGCGGTTCAGGAAGGGATTGTGTTCTCGTTCATGTACGGGATGGAAGTGATGCAGGAAACCGGCATCGAGATCAAGAAAATTCATGCCGGGTACGCCAACATGTTTTTGAGCAAGGTGTTCAGCGAAACGCTAGCCGGTATCAGCGGTGCCACAATCGAGCTCTGCGACACCGATGGTTCTTTGGGTGCCGCTCGTGGAGCGGGCTATGGAGCTGGGGTGTACGGTTCGCTGGAAGAGGCGTTCCAAAGCCTACAAAAACGAATGGTGATCGAGCCCGGCGAAGGCGAATATCAGGCGGCTTACGACGCCTGGAAGAAGCACTTGCACCAAGCGATGAATTTGACTGCGTAG
- a CDS encoding HD domain-containing phosphohydrolase produces the protein MPSQTGFDQRVNAPSVGVKDGHSDRPTGIKSSKIMIVDDISVNVRVAQAHLQSAGYSRFVTLNDSTEALERIASENPDVILLDIMMPVVSGLEILKALRSDKQTERLPVLILTGAESRELKHEALQLGATDFLTKPIDIEELLPRVRNSLMIKSYEDDLKSQVQQRTVELEQSQLELIHCLARAAESRDTDTGAHVIRVGKYAGIIGDELGMDSGEVTRLMHAATLHDVGKIGISDEILQKPGKLNDEEFADMQRHCGIGRSMLDRMPGFEEFFVPEHTTYGEQIMRACSSPTMQMARAIALTHHERWDGSGYPLGLSGESIPLEGRITAVADVFDALSSRRSYKKPFSLDESLAIIKQSGGTQFDPKVVEAFLNRVPDVVAVQIQHSDVA, from the coding sequence ATGCCCTCACAAACTGGTTTCGACCAGCGTGTCAACGCACCAAGCGTTGGCGTGAAAGACGGGCACAGCGATCGGCCAACCGGAATCAAGTCTTCCAAGATTATGATCGTGGACGATATCTCGGTGAACGTTCGGGTTGCCCAGGCGCACCTGCAGTCCGCGGGCTATTCACGATTCGTCACGCTGAACGATTCGACCGAGGCGTTGGAAAGAATCGCAAGTGAAAACCCCGACGTCATCCTGCTGGACATCATGATGCCAGTCGTCAGTGGGTTGGAAATACTGAAAGCCTTGCGTAGCGATAAGCAAACGGAACGGCTGCCGGTCTTGATTCTGACTGGTGCTGAAAGTCGCGAATTGAAACATGAAGCGTTGCAGTTGGGAGCCACGGACTTCCTGACCAAGCCAATCGACATCGAAGAGTTGCTGCCTCGGGTTCGCAATAGTTTGATGATCAAGAGCTACGAAGACGATTTGAAATCGCAAGTTCAGCAACGAACGGTCGAGCTGGAACAGTCTCAACTGGAACTGATCCATTGTCTCGCTCGTGCCGCCGAGTCCCGCGATACCGACACCGGTGCTCACGTGATTCGTGTCGGAAAATACGCTGGCATCATCGGCGATGAACTTGGAATGGACTCTGGCGAGGTCACGCGTCTGATGCATGCGGCGACGCTGCATGACGTCGGCAAAATCGGCATCTCGGATGAAATTCTTCAAAAGCCAGGCAAGCTCAATGACGAAGAGTTTGCCGACATGCAGCGGCACTGTGGTATCGGTCGATCGATGTTGGACCGGATGCCAGGTTTCGAAGAGTTTTTTGTGCCCGAACACACCACTTACGGTGAACAGATCATGCGGGCGTGCAGCTCGCCGACGATGCAAATGGCACGTGCAATTGCGTTAACACACCACGAACGGTGGGATGGCTCCGGATACCCGCTGGGACTGTCCGGGGAATCCATTCCGTTGGAAGGTCGCATTACTGCGGTAGCCGACGTGTTTGATGCCTTGAGTAGTCGTCGTAGCTACAAGAAACCGTTTTCACTTGATGAGTCGCTCGCCATTATCAAGCAGAGTGGCGGGACTCAATTTGACCCCAAAGTGGTTGAGGCGTTCTTAAACCGAGTGCCGGATGTTGTTGCTGTCCAGATCCAGCACTCCGACGTTGCCTGA
- the asd gene encoding archaetidylserine decarboxylase (Phosphatidylserine decarboxylase is synthesized as a single chain precursor. Generation of the pyruvoyl active site from a Ser is coupled to cleavage of a Gly-Ser bond between the larger (beta) and smaller (alpha chains). It is an integral membrane protein.) gives MDEIVYYDRYSGQTNVEKVYGDKALRWTYGTLAGRVSLNALVKRAIFSHWYGWKMDRPSTRERIQPFIDEYGLDASEFVRDVDDFANFNEFFFRELKPEARPIDPDADSVVFPADGRHLCVPDLSRCGGLFVKGEMFSLATLLGDKNLASEYAAGSLLLSRLCPVDYHRFHFPVAGTPTAAQLLNGPLYSVNPIALRQNIQILATNKRTLTEIQTESFGKVLVLEIGATCVGGICQTYSPGQPVAKGSEKGYFRFGGSSTITIFPPGRVQFDDDLVENSRQHRELYARIGDHLGKRI, from the coding sequence ATGGACGAAATCGTTTACTACGACCGCTACTCGGGCCAAACCAACGTTGAAAAGGTGTATGGCGACAAGGCGTTGCGATGGACCTATGGGACCCTGGCGGGACGGGTTTCGCTGAATGCACTGGTCAAACGTGCCATTTTCTCGCACTGGTATGGCTGGAAGATGGATCGCCCCAGCACTCGCGAACGAATTCAGCCGTTCATTGATGAGTACGGTCTCGATGCATCCGAATTCGTTCGCGACGTCGACGACTTTGCCAACTTCAATGAGTTCTTCTTTCGCGAACTCAAGCCCGAAGCTCGCCCGATTGATCCGGATGCCGACTCCGTTGTCTTCCCCGCCGATGGCCGCCATCTATGCGTGCCGGACCTGTCCCGATGCGGCGGGCTATTCGTCAAAGGGGAGATGTTCAGTCTCGCCACCTTGCTAGGCGATAAAAACTTGGCGAGCGAGTATGCAGCGGGAAGCTTGTTGCTGTCTCGTCTTTGCCCGGTCGACTATCACCGCTTTCACTTCCCTGTCGCCGGAACTCCTACTGCGGCTCAACTGTTGAACGGTCCGCTTTATTCAGTCAACCCGATTGCCCTGCGCCAAAACATTCAGATTCTGGCCACCAACAAACGCACGTTGACCGAAATTCAAACCGAGTCGTTCGGCAAAGTTCTGGTGCTGGAAATCGGTGCGACGTGCGTCGGCGGCATCTGCCAGACCTACTCGCCCGGCCAGCCCGTCGCCAAGGGAAGCGAGAAGGGATACTTCCGTTTCGGCGGCTCGTCCACGATCACGATCTTCCCACCTGGCCGAGTTCAGTTCGATGACGATCTTGTTGAAAACTCGCGTCAACATCGCGAACTGTACGCTCGCATCGGCGACCATCTGGGAAAACGCATTTAG
- a CDS encoding DNA gyrase inhibitor YacG has translation MKTTAMTCPTCQRKFLSDESPTPPFCSTRCQMIDLGRWFNEEIGVPFEGDSGDAPVEYRDEPPE, from the coding sequence ATGAAAACGACTGCGATGACTTGCCCCACTTGCCAGCGGAAGTTTTTGTCCGACGAGTCGCCGACACCCCCGTTTTGCTCGACACGTTGCCAGATGATTGACCTGGGACGGTGGTTCAACGAGGAAATCGGGGTTCCGTTTGAGGGGGATTCGGGCGACGCTCCGGTCGAGTACCGCGACGAGCCGCCGGAATAG
- a CDS encoding retropepsin-like aspartic protease family protein, with amino-acid sequence MLRDTTTRDVNVPRWIAFTSLYHEFALMVPHAGGHKYDAALPSLRDRNDSDYHQVGISPDSPTGKSMRRSQRLLARRGSRRVFIISVLCSLSFLALGFNAGNVGLVHATEPTRPYSEAVVEKADAILKKAGLRRSGSSLQSTEASDLARVISSLSRKRRELRQVQNELAAVQAAIDQMDKMLARLNLTDGELNLQLTQIAGDDVIASNRIVAMINATRSQITETRRVRAEKVELLRKNRAIVNSEEASYAEQVFQIRKQIDAAGEKLKAQMQIGDVKIAIDVMNHNFDVPKEITVSEILRSISNRLASFESDVFQESIPLEVGPSGSLTVMASLNNQPLSMVVDSGATVVTLPANTAIELKITIPGDASPVTLSLANGARIQGKRIFLDSLRVGQFEAKQVEAVVLEPIAGGVQPLLGLSFLDRYRFELDSNAKTLNLLEVADSDSKGR; translated from the coding sequence ATGCTACGAGACACGACAACTCGGGACGTCAATGTACCGCGCTGGATCGCATTCACGAGCCTGTATCACGAGTTCGCATTGATGGTGCCGCATGCTGGAGGTCACAAGTACGATGCCGCATTGCCGAGTCTGCGTGATCGAAATGATTCCGACTATCATCAGGTGGGCATTTCGCCCGACTCCCCCACAGGCAAATCGATGAGGCGATCACAACGACTATTGGCTAGGCGAGGATCGCGGCGCGTCTTCATCATCAGTGTGTTGTGTAGCCTAAGCTTCCTCGCACTCGGTTTCAACGCAGGCAACGTCGGTTTGGTTCATGCGACTGAACCGACTCGCCCCTATTCCGAAGCGGTGGTTGAAAAGGCGGACGCTATCCTCAAAAAAGCAGGTTTGCGACGCAGTGGTTCTAGCCTGCAGTCCACCGAAGCCTCGGATCTGGCTAGGGTGATTTCGTCGCTCAGCCGAAAAAGACGCGAACTGCGCCAGGTGCAAAATGAGTTGGCAGCGGTGCAAGCAGCCATCGATCAAATGGACAAAATGCTCGCGCGGTTGAATCTCACCGACGGAGAACTGAATTTGCAGCTTACCCAAATTGCCGGCGACGATGTCATCGCGAGCAACCGGATCGTGGCAATGATCAACGCCACCCGCAGTCAAATTACCGAGACACGGCGAGTGCGGGCGGAGAAGGTCGAGTTGTTGCGGAAGAACCGAGCGATCGTGAATTCGGAAGAGGCCAGCTATGCCGAACAAGTTTTCCAAATTCGGAAGCAGATCGACGCGGCGGGTGAGAAACTGAAGGCTCAAATGCAGATCGGAGACGTCAAGATTGCAATCGACGTGATGAACCACAATTTTGACGTGCCGAAGGAGATCACGGTCAGCGAAATCTTGCGGTCCATTTCCAACCGTCTGGCATCCTTTGAATCAGATGTTTTCCAGGAATCGATCCCGTTGGAAGTGGGGCCGAGCGGTTCTTTAACGGTGATGGCAAGTCTGAATAATCAGCCGTTGAGCATGGTTGTCGATAGTGGTGCGACCGTGGTGACTTTACCCGCCAACACCGCCATTGAACTGAAGATCACCATTCCGGGTGACGCATCACCGGTCACTTTGTCGCTGGCCAATGGAGCCCGTATCCAGGGCAAACGTATCTTTTTGGATTCACTGCGAGTGGGGCAGTTTGAGGCCAAGCAGGTCGAAGCGGTGGTGCTGGAGCCGATCGCCGGTGGTGTTCAGCCGCTGTTGGGTTTGAGCTTCCTGGATCGGTATCGGTTCGAGCTCGATTCCAACGCCAAAACGTTGAACCTGTTGGAAGTCGCGGACTCGGATAGTAAAGGTCGTTAG
- the greA gene encoding transcription elongation factor GreA, whose translation MVESVPMTRDGYNRIKEEIHRLEHVEMPLVTDKIAEAREEGDLKENAEYHAQRENQGMLMAKINELKDKIARASIIDVSKLPKDEVVFGCTVTVEDVAYGDEEKFTLVGAGDEDYDAGKILVTSPFGQGLIGKKVGETAEVEVPAGKLKFKILKIDFDL comes from the coding sequence ATGGTCGAATCAGTCCCAATGACCCGCGACGGCTACAACCGCATCAAAGAAGAAATTCATCGTCTCGAGCATGTCGAGATGCCGCTGGTGACCGACAAAATCGCTGAAGCTCGCGAAGAAGGCGATCTGAAGGAAAACGCTGAATACCATGCCCAACGGGAAAACCAAGGCATGCTGATGGCGAAGATCAACGAGCTGAAAGACAAGATCGCTCGCGCATCCATCATCGATGTCTCCAAGTTGCCCAAAGATGAGGTTGTCTTTGGCTGCACCGTGACCGTCGAAGATGTCGCCTACGGTGACGAAGAGAAGTTCACATTGGTCGGTGCCGGTGACGAGGACTACGACGCCGGAAAAATTCTGGTCACGAGCCCTTTCGGCCAAGGATTGATCGGCAAGAAAGTCGGCGAGACCGCGGAAGTTGAAGTACCAGCGGGCAAGCTGAAGTTCAAGATCCTGAAGATTGACTTCGATCTGTAG
- the tal gene encoding transaldolase, which yields MTALDQLKKHTVVVADTGDIDAIAEHKPQDATTNPSLLYKAAQMPQYQSLVDEAIAYAQSKSGNEQQLIDAIIDKLSVAFGCRILELIPGRVSTEVDARLSFDTEGTVKKAYELIALYKEAGVDSDRILIKIASTWEGIRAAEQLEKEGIHCNLTLLFGFGQAVACAEANVTLISPFVGRIYDWYKAERGVDHIAIEEDPGVESVTTIYNYYKKFGHKTEVMGASFRTKEQVMALCGCDLLTISPDLLSQLGASDADVPQTLNAEAAAKMDIERVSMDEATFRWMLNEDAMATEKLAHGIRGFAADLDKLRTFLAQRMETAAS from the coding sequence ATGACTGCGTTAGATCAATTAAAGAAACACACCGTCGTTGTTGCGGATACTGGTGACATCGACGCGATCGCGGAACACAAGCCACAAGACGCGACCACCAACCCGTCGCTGTTGTACAAAGCGGCCCAAATGCCTCAGTACCAATCGCTGGTTGACGAAGCGATCGCGTACGCACAAAGCAAGTCTGGCAACGAACAACAATTGATCGACGCGATCATCGACAAGTTGTCAGTCGCTTTCGGTTGCCGCATCTTGGAATTGATTCCCGGCCGAGTTTCGACGGAAGTGGACGCTCGGTTGAGCTTCGATACCGAAGGCACGGTCAAGAAAGCATACGAACTGATCGCACTCTACAAGGAAGCCGGCGTCGATTCGGATCGCATCCTGATCAAAATCGCCAGTACTTGGGAAGGCATTCGTGCCGCCGAGCAACTTGAAAAAGAAGGCATTCACTGCAACCTGACCCTGTTGTTCGGTTTCGGGCAAGCGGTTGCCTGTGCCGAAGCCAACGTCACTTTGATCAGCCCCTTCGTCGGTCGCATCTATGACTGGTACAAGGCTGAGCGCGGCGTCGATCACATCGCTATCGAAGAAGATCCCGGCGTCGAATCGGTCACGACGATCTACAACTACTACAAGAAGTTCGGCCACAAGACCGAGGTCATGGGCGCTAGCTTCCGGACCAAAGAACAGGTGATGGCCCTTTGCGGTTGTGACCTGTTGACGATTTCACCGGACTTGTTGAGCCAGCTCGGAGCCAGCGACGCGGATGTCCCACAAACGCTCAACGCCGAAGCGGCAGCCAAGATGGACATCGAACGCGTGTCGATGGACGAAGCGACCTTCCGCTGGATGCTGAACGAAGACGCCATGGCGACTGAGAAGCTCGCGCATGGCATTCGCGGATTCGCCGCCGACCTCGACAAGCTGCGAACCTTCCTTGCACAACGCATGGAAACAGCCGCAAGCTGA
- the mutM gene encoding bifunctional DNA-formamidopyrimidine glycosylase/DNA-(apurinic or apyrimidinic site) lyase, which yields MPELPEVETMCRGIADVVGRTIEAVETPPCACRPCTIEPTVEKMHQHLVGRSVRAIERRGKRVMLRFDDDERLVIEPRMSGLVLLADPPSVDHLRLRIRFSGRDSSADAKATSKSKRRAATKKPDADGIELLVWDRRGLGTIRLLSQSEFAEQIDSRLGVDALQIDVAGLRRKLDASSRAIKVALLDQTVVAGIGNLYAAEILFVAGVDPRLPCNKLSGPQWTRLHAAISHVLDDAIVHEGSTLSDGTYRNVLNDPGGYQNMHRVYDRKGQYCQRCTKGVINRIVQAQRSTFFCPVCQKRSGKHASV from the coding sequence ATGCCTGAATTACCTGAAGTTGAAACGATGTGTCGCGGGATTGCGGACGTGGTGGGGCGAACGATCGAGGCTGTCGAGACTCCACCGTGTGCATGCCGCCCGTGCACGATCGAGCCCACTGTCGAAAAGATGCACCAGCATTTGGTTGGTCGCAGCGTGCGGGCAATCGAACGTCGCGGCAAGCGGGTGATGCTGCGTTTTGACGATGATGAGCGTTTGGTGATTGAACCGCGAATGAGCGGGCTGGTTTTGTTGGCCGACCCGCCCTCGGTGGATCATTTGCGTTTACGCATCCGATTTTCCGGTCGAGATTCTAGTGCCGACGCCAAAGCGACTTCCAAGTCCAAACGGCGAGCGGCGACCAAGAAGCCCGATGCCGATGGAATCGAGTTGTTGGTGTGGGATCGTCGCGGCTTGGGCACGATTCGTTTACTCTCGCAGTCCGAGTTTGCCGAACAGATTGATTCGCGACTGGGAGTCGACGCTTTGCAGATTGACGTTGCGGGCTTGCGGAGGAAGTTGGACGCCAGTTCCCGGGCCATCAAGGTTGCCCTGCTCGATCAAACCGTTGTGGCGGGGATCGGTAATTTGTACGCGGCGGAGATCCTGTTTGTGGCCGGTGTCGATCCGCGGCTGCCGTGCAACAAGCTTTCCGGTCCGCAGTGGACTCGACTGCATGCTGCGATCAGTCATGTTCTGGATGACGCGATTGTTCACGAAGGCAGCACGCTGAGCGACGGGACGTATCGCAACGTGCTGAACGATCCTGGAGGTTACCAGAACATGCACCGGGTCTACGACCGCAAGGGCCAGTATTGCCAACGATGCACGAAAGGCGTGATCAACCGAATCGTACAGGCTCAACGTTCCACGTTCTTTTGCCCGGTGTGTCAGAAGCGGTCCGGTAAGCACGCCAGCGTTTGA
- a CDS encoding diguanylate cyclase, protein MSILAEPIERPRVLVADDHFTTRKLMSAWLEMSGYTVVQAEDGGGAWDSAKTDCPPIVVTDWNMPNMSGLELCRSIRERHGLDNVYVLIATARDTGDDLSEAMEAGANDFLSKPIREEEFLARIRSAEMSLSRLQEKTLLAETDPLTGILNQRSFKQRCERAIETAVAAGQPISCVVLDIDLFKQFNDEYGHATGDEVLRVVADVLSEHVRGSDLVGRIGGDEFCVLLTDANEQNALAFANRIRKEVASRSSNGANESLRIRTTLGVASVVESGVSYEIDIDELIQLADTALLAAKSEGRDRALTTSDMHRRRQSQLNGGNTLVDRLREIHADEVMTTSIAVFRDNQHLSDARGKFIQSGVDCACVVNSMSELVGMVSERDFMSTLTTREVGDRPLSSVMNNNLTRFPLKTSVAVVWDSLQRNPMLRAVIVNTNGFPVGLVPRRAVLETAHRLMKSDDEILA, encoded by the coding sequence ATGTCGATTCTCGCTGAACCTATCGAACGACCACGGGTGCTTGTCGCCGACGACCACTTCACGACCCGCAAGCTGATGTCAGCCTGGCTGGAAATGTCGGGTTACACGGTCGTTCAGGCGGAAGATGGTGGTGGCGCTTGGGATAGCGCCAAGACCGATTGTCCACCGATCGTAGTCACCGATTGGAACATGCCCAATATGTCAGGTCTGGAGCTTTGTCGTTCCATTCGGGAACGTCATGGTTTGGACAACGTTTATGTCTTGATCGCTACGGCACGAGACACCGGTGACGATTTGTCGGAGGCAATGGAAGCGGGGGCGAACGATTTTCTTTCCAAGCCGATTCGTGAAGAAGAGTTTCTGGCTCGTATTCGCAGCGCCGAAATGTCGCTGAGTCGCCTTCAAGAGAAAACCCTGCTCGCCGAAACGGATCCACTGACTGGGATCCTGAACCAGCGATCTTTCAAGCAGCGATGTGAGCGTGCCATCGAGACGGCCGTTGCAGCAGGGCAGCCGATCTCTTGCGTTGTGCTGGACATCGATCTATTCAAACAATTTAACGACGAGTACGGACACGCGACCGGCGATGAGGTTTTGCGAGTGGTCGCCGACGTGCTGTCTGAACATGTGCGGGGTTCCGACTTGGTCGGTCGTATTGGCGGCGACGAGTTTTGTGTGTTGCTGACCGATGCCAATGAGCAGAATGCGTTGGCGTTTGCGAATCGAATTCGCAAGGAAGTGGCCTCGCGATCGTCCAATGGTGCCAACGAATCATTGCGTATTCGGACGACACTCGGCGTTGCGAGTGTGGTTGAATCAGGAGTCTCTTATGAGATCGACATTGATGAGCTAATCCAACTCGCCGATACGGCATTGCTGGCAGCAAAAAGCGAGGGCCGCGATCGGGCGCTGACAACCAGCGACATGCACAGGCGTCGACAGAGTCAGTTAAACGGCGGCAACACGTTGGTAGATCGCTTGCGTGAAATTCACGCCGATGAGGTGATGACGACTTCAATCGCTGTGTTCCGAGACAACCAGCATTTGAGCGATGCTCGCGGCAAGTTCATTCAGTCAGGCGTCGATTGCGCGTGCGTGGTGAATTCGATGTCGGAATTAGTCGGAATGGTTAGCGAGCGTGATTTCATGAGTACGCTGACGACGCGCGAAGTGGGCGATCGGCCGCTTTCAAGCGTGATGAACAACAATCTAACCCGCTTCCCGTTGAAAACCTCGGTGGCCGTCGTTTGGGATTCGCTGCAACGCAACCCCATGTTGCGTGCCGTGATCGTGAACACGAACGGTTTCCCGGTTGGGCTGGTACCGCGTCGCGCGGTGCTGGAAACCGCTCACCGTCTGATGAAGTCGGACGACGAAATCCTCGCCTAG